The genomic DNA GCGTGAATCGTTGCGAAGAAGTCGGGCACCGAAACGGGGTTTTCGACGATCTTCTTAGAAAGTTCGTCGGTCACGCCATACGCACCGCAGTGATTCAATCCGCCGCCAGCCAGCACACAAGTAAAGGCCGAACCTTGATGGGTCATCGCCACGCGTTTCTGGCGAACGTCGGCTGGCATGTTGAACAGCTGGCCATAGAAGTTCAGCGTTTCGCGGGCATCCAGAAAGCGGTAGAGGTACGACTCTTCCGGCAGATACCCGATGCGACTCGGCAAAGCGTTGTTCTTTGATCCTCGAATCTCTGGCACCGGGCAGATGGCGTGTGCTTCGTGTCACGACCCGGACCTGGCTTGGTCAGAT from Bremerella sp. JC817 includes the following:
- a CDS encoding DUF1501 domain-containing protein; the protein is MPSRIGYLPEESYLYRFLDARETLNFYGQLFNMPADVRQKRVAMTHQGSAFTCVLAGGGLNHCGAYGVTDELSKKIVENPVSVPDFFATIHA